In the genome of Desulfomonilia bacterium, one region contains:
- a CDS encoding DDE-type integrase/transposase/recombinase: MIAYPGLRGAIIHSDRGSQYTSGEYRQAIERYGIIQSMNSAGGRCHDNAKCEYLWGRFKE; encoded by the coding sequence ATTATAGCTTATCCTGGATTAAGAGGAGCGATTATCCATTCTGACAGAGGAAGCCAGTATACCAGTGGGGAGTATCGTCAAGCGATAGAAAGATATGGAATAATTCAAAGTATGAACAGTGCAGGTGGTAGGTGTCATGACAATGCAAAATGTGAATACCTGTGGGGGCGATTCAAAGAAGA
- a CDS encoding transposase, giving the protein MSGNEKRTTRQYTKDYKAESVKLVKEIGITKAAIELGVPKTTLFQWVKHAEIGDLDTGAGTQTPDSAMTQAMEIQKLRADIKALVKDNARLKKENDFLEEASAFFAASRQRLAKKSE; this is encoded by the coding sequence ATGTCAGGAAATGAAAAAAGAACTACAAGACAGTATACAAAAGATTACAAGGCGGAATCTGTAAAACTTGTAAAAGAGATAGGAATCACAAAGGCGGCTATAGAATTAGGTGTGCCCAAGACTACTTTATTCCAGTGGGTAAAGCATGCAGAAATAGGTGATTTGGATACTGGTGCAGGCACTCAAACTCCAGATTCTGCAATGACTCAAGCAATGGAAATTCAGAAGTTGCGGGCAGATATTAAGGCTTTGGTGAAGGACAATGCACGATTGAAGAAAGAAAATGACTTTTTGGAAGAGGCTTCCGCTTTTTTCGCAGCGAGCCGTCAGAGGTTGGCAAAGAAGAGCGAATGA